The nucleotide sequence CTCTTGCGGAATAAGAAGGTAATTGATTGGAATTTGTGGACTGGGGGCTTACCTGCATACGATTAGATTTCCGAAACCGTTCTGATCTCGGCGCCGGTCTTGATCTTATGTAAAAGTTCCATGATGCCTAGATTTTCTCCGATGTCCCCGGTCATTCTTTCCGATTTTCCCGTAAGAACTTTGTGTATCTCCGCATAAAGGTTCATAAACGGGTTCGATCCGAGGAATGATTTTTCGGGAAATGAGACTTCCGTCAAACTATTAAATCCCTTGTATTTCTTAGAAGGTTTGGAAACAAAAAGTCTCATACCGTCATTGGAAAGAAGGATACGGGCCTCCTCGGTCATAATATCCATTTCGAATTGGAAATATTTTCTCATTCCCCCCGCCTCCAAAAACACGGCAGGGCCGGATTTATATTCCAAGAACGCGAGCGCTCGATCTTCTATCGGAATTCCCTTTCTTCTAGTTAAAGAAGATCGGATCCGATCCGGTTTACCCAAAAACCAATACACCAAATCCACAGCATGAGTTCCGTCATGGAATAAGGGTCCTGTCCTTCCTTGGAAGGCTCTACCCGGAGACAAGGCGGAAGTCAAAACCGAGGCGCGGATCGTTCGTATAGGTCCGTACTTGCGGGAATCCAGAACCTCCTTAGCCCATAGATATTTGGGATGGTATCTTCTCTCATGATTGATCCAAATACGGATCCCTTTTTTACGCGAAATTTTTTCCAAATCCTTAGCCTGAAGGAAAGTCTCACAAACCGGTTTTTCGATCAGAAAATTTTTAATACCTTTTTCGATCCATTCCAACGCATTACGATAATGA is from Leptospira sp. WS58.C1 and encodes:
- a CDS encoding Gfo/Idh/MocA family protein, with protein sequence MRKTKVVLIGLGRIASSLEKDPYRSKPCTHSGVLFSSWGKKNFELVGGVDPNPDKRETFRKQWKFPRDLTFSDPDHFPSNIKPDLAIISSPSESHYRNALEWIEKGIKNFLIEKPVCETFLQAKDLEKISRKKGIRIWINHERRYHPKYLWAKEVLDSRKYGPIRTIRASVLTSALSPGRAFQGRTGPLFHDGTHAVDLVYWFLGKPDRIRSSLTRRKGIPIEDRALAFLEYKSGPAVFLEAGGMRKYFQFEMDIMTEEARILLSNDGMRLFVSKPSKKYKGFNSLTEVSFPEKSFLGSNPFMNLYAEIHKVLTGKSERMTGDIGENLGIMELLHKIKTGAEIRTVSEI